The proteins below are encoded in one region of Hordeum vulgare subsp. vulgare chromosome 3H, MorexV3_pseudomolecules_assembly, whole genome shotgun sequence:
- the LOC123439499 gene encoding 17.5 kDa class II heat shock protein: MEGRMFGLETPLMTALQHLLDIPDGEAGGVGVAGGEKQGPTRAYVRDARAMAATPADVKELPGAYAFVVDMPGLGSGDIKVQVEDERVLVISGERRREEKEDAKYVRMERRMGKMMRKFVLPENADMEKIAAACRDGVLTVTVEKLPPPEPKKPKTIQVQVA, translated from the coding sequence ATGGAGGGCAGGATGTTCGGGCTGGAGACCCCGCTGATGACGGCGCTGCAGCACCTGCTGGACATCCCGGACGGCGAGGCCGGCGGAGTCGGtgtggccggcggcgagaagcagGGCCCGACGCGCGCCTACGTACGCGACGCGCGCGCCATGGCAGCCACCCCCGCCGACGTGAAGGAGCTGCCGGGCGCGTACGCTTTCGTGGTGGACATGCCGGGGCTCGGATCCGGCGACATCAAGGTGCAGGTGGAGGACGAGCGGGTGCTGGTCATCAGCGGTGAGCGCcggagggaggagaaggaggacgccaAGTACGTGCGGATGGAGCGACGCATGGGCAAGATGATGCGCAAGTTCGTGCTCCCCGAGAACGCTGACATGGAGAAGATCGCGGCCGCGTGCCGCGACGGCGTGCTCACCGTCACCGTCGAGAAGCTGCCGCCGCCCGAGCCTAAGAAGCCCAAGACCATCCAGGTCCAGGTCGCCTGA